From a single Brassica napus cultivar Da-Ae chromosome C9, Da-Ae, whole genome shotgun sequence genomic region:
- the LOC106445397 gene encoding uncharacterized protein LOC106445397 has protein sequence MVSERCCVKPSSNTDMKGGDVLAVHRGDGNTDDLLRYPKKTDVEDECKSEVFRDGDDHNPLDMIHQVEEEVGTLRRDENGQGQLVVERETRHESPKQWLNRDEEQAGVLERDNEESASGSPERDDDEPNTVDREIKELDTHVAIGHLEVDGTEEDTGRDENRVLGKDGEDNPSPMLMAKDDEPQSLRSETQTDVTVVTGEQDSPSCASSDAVKAAGETIQNVYFNGPVLPQSPSLGHKHSQSEMETPGHRRTNSFQRLKTQMHKAWRGVSNLREDNRPTFNPEVLANQKRQWYQLHSSKALDQTKYKEPTALFEHFIIVGLHPETELKPVEEAFRRRKKWEMEMSRYEVADYRILRHRGPQFPILEPQILFKYPPGKKVAMRPKDLATFCFPGGVKARLLERTPSLSDLNELVYGQEHLGKDDSSFIFSFKVADDATLYGVCLHVSEIVQRPPGVLSTASPLHSSGGGSRFLVSAPRCYCLLTRVPFFELHFEMLNSMIAQERLKRITDFVSEMSLAAACHSPSVSRMNGCVSSPRSNPDNWMASAIPVDGVMALTAAAAGLISDSDIANFAEPQSPDSVVTSDTSDVSHIKEIERDGRKVFHCYDDSSSEVSENHLDTPERRFQSFENGHVSPEITCTDPRTQPLEHIESCDSLFSSARSVLSDEVDDISNSENDFGDDLILEWAKEHNNDALQLICGYHSLAIPSRGSEVVFQPLEHLQSIEYTRPPVSALGLSEECICSSDSSGINARLAAAEEAMGLSMWTTATVCRILSLETILSLLSGVLLEKQIVVICPNLGVLSAIVLSLVPMIRPFQWQSLLLPVLPGRMSDFLEAPVPFLVGIHSKPTDWKVKTSNLVLVNILGNQVKVCNMPTLPQRRELMAQLTPIHATLAHYSSTARKHPVYKCSELQAEAATKFLRVMRDYMESLCSDLHSHTITSVQSNSDRVSLLLKDSFIDSFPGRDRPFIKLLVDTQLFSVLSDSRLSSFENERL, from the exons ATGGTGTCTGAGAGGTGTTGTGTGAAGCCGAGTTCTAATACGGATATGAAGGGGGGAGACGTGTTGGCAGTTCACCGGGGAGATGGGAATACGGATGATCTTTTGAGATACCCCAAGAAGACGGATGTGGAAGATGAATGTAAAAGTGAGGTCTTTAGGGATGGAGATGACCACAATCCTTTGGACATGATTCatcaagttgaagaagaagtGGGTACCCTGAGGAGGGATGAAAATGGTCAAGGACAGCTTGTGGTGGAAAGAGAAACGAGACATGAGTCTCCTAAGCAGTGGTTAAATAGGGATGAAGAACAAGCGGGGGTGTTGGAGAGAGATAATGAAGAGTCGGCTTCAGGTTCACCTGAGAGGGACGACGACGAACCAAATACTGTTGATAGAGAGATTAAAGAACTTGATACACATGTGGCAATTGGTCATCTGGAGGTGGATGGAACTGAAGAAGATACAGGGAGGGATGAGAACAGGGTGTTGGGAAAGGACGGTGAAGATAATCCGAGTCCGATGCTGATGGCAAAGGATGATGAACCGCAGAGTCTAAGATCTGAGACACAAACTGATGTCACAGTTGTTACAGGAGAGCAAGACTCTCCCTCATGTGCTTCTTCGGATGCAGTTAAAGCAGCTGGAGAGACGATTCAAAACGTATACTTTAATGGACCGGTCTTACCACAGTCGCCTTCACTAGGACATAAGCACTCCCAAAGTGAGATGGAGACTCCAGGACACAGGCGCACGAACAGTTTCCAGAGACTAAAAACTCAGATGCATAAGGCTTGGCGTGGGGTCAGCAATCTACGGGAGGATAATCGGCCCACTTTCAATCCTGAGGTCTTAGCAAATCAAAAAAGACAGTGGTACCAGCTCCACTCTTCAAAAGCTCTG GaccaaacaaaatataaggAGCCGACCGCACTATTTGAACATTTTATCATTGTGGGGCTTCATCCGGAAACTGAGTTGAAGCCAGTTGAGGAGGCCTTCCGTAGAAGGAAGAAATGGGAGATGGAGATGTCAAGGTATGAAGTGGCTGACTACAGAATACTCCGCCACCGTGGGCCTCAATTTCCAATACTGGAGCCACAG ATACTTTTTAAATACCCTCCTGGGAAGAAGGTGGCAATGCGTCCAAAAGATCTAGCTACTTTCTGTTTTCCTGGTGGTGTCAAG GCACGACTTTTGGAGAGGACCCCATCTCTCAGTGATCTAAATGAGCTTGTGTATGGACAG GAACATTTAGGCAAAGATGATTCATCCTTCATATTTTCATTCAAG GTAGCAGATGATGCGACATTATATGGTGTTTGTTTACATGTCTCGGAGATTGTTCAAAGACCTCCTGGTGTTTTAAGCACTGCGTCTCCCTTGCATTCATCTGGAGGAGGCAGTCGGTTTTTGGTTTCTGCACCTCGATGCTATTGCTTGCTGACCAGAGTTCCTTTTTTTGAGCTACACTTTGAGATGTTAAACAG TATGATCGCACAAGAGCGCCTAAAACGGATAACAGATTTTGTTAGTGAGATGTCTCTCGCTGCTGCATGCCATAGTCCATCAGTTTCCAGAATGAATGGCTGTGTTTCTTCACCTCGTAGCAACCCTGATAATTGGATGGCTTCTGCAATACCTGTGGATGGTGTCATGGCACTCACGGCCGCTGCTGCTGGATTGATATCTGATAGTGACATTGCGAACTTTGCAGAACCGCAATCTCCAGATAGTGTCGTCACCAGTGATACTTCAGATGTAAGTCATATCAAGGAAATAGAAAGAGATGGGAGAAAAGTTTTTCATTGCTACGATGATAGTTCTTCTGAAGTATCAGAGAACCACTTGGATACCCCCGAAAGAAGGTTTCAAAGCTTTGAGAACGGCCACGTTTCTCCGGAGATTACATGTACCGATCCTAGGACCCAACCGTTAGAGCATATTGAAAGCTGTGACTCCTTGTTTAG TTCAGCTAGAAGTGTGTTGTCAGATGAGGTTGATGATATATCGAACAGCGAAAATGATTTCGGAGATGATTTAATTCTGGAATGGGCTAAG GAACATAACAATGATGCGTTACAACTAATCTGCGGCTACCATTCATTGGCAATTCCTTCCCGTGGAAGTGAAGTAGTTTTCCAGCCGCTGGAACATTTACAATCCATCGAGTATACACGGCCACCTGTTTCAGCTCTTGGATTGTCAGAAGAATGCATTTGCTCTTCTGATTCTTCCGGG ATAAATGCGAGGTTGGCAGCTGCTGAGGAGGCCATGGGTCTATCAATGTGGACAACGGCAACAGTTTGCCGTATTCTCTCTCTTGAAACT ATTTTGTCACTCCTTTCTGGAGTTTTATTAGAGAAGCAAATTGTGGTAATCTGCCCAAATCTG GGTGTTTTGTCAGCTATAGTACTGTCTCTCGTCCCAATGATTCGGCCGTTTCAGTGGCAGAGTTTACTGCTTCCG GTTCTGCCTGGAAGGATGTCTGATTTCCTCGAGGCACCCGTTCCGTTCctc GTCGGAATACACAGTAAACCTACAGATTGGAAAGTCAAGACGTCTAATCTTGTTCTAGTTAACATCCTCGGCAATCAG GTGAAAGTATGTAACATGCCAACATTGCCTCAGCGTAGAGAACTTATGGCTCAGTTGACTCCAATCCATGCCACATTGGCTCACTATAGCTCGACTGCTAGAAAACACCCGGTTTATAAATGCAGTGAATTACAA GCAGAAGCTGCGACTAAATTCTTGAGAGTAATGAGAGATTACATGGAGTCTCTTTGCTCAGACTTACACTCTCACACCATAACAAGTGTTCAATCCAATAGCGACAGG GTTTCGCTACTTCTAAAGGACAGTTTTATCGATTCATTTCCTGGTAGAGACCGACCCTTCATTAAG TTATTAGTAGACACACAACTGTTTAGCGTTCTATCAGACTCACGGCTATCGAGCTTTGAGAACGAGCGTCTCTAA
- the LOC106445395 gene encoding receptor-like serine/threonine-protein kinase ALE2 isoform X1 — MRSFAMMLLLLVHSLASFPLCFAARLFPPMSLPFTRSKSHQIHFFHPHPNPSLAPAPSPALLPNQRHRGHHHHRRWHLRRNVTAVSPSSHDCQQTCVEPLTPTPFASPCGCVFPMKVQLLLSVAPISIFPVISELEIEVAAGTYLEQSQVKIMGASADTENQGKTVVDINLVPLGDKFDNTTATLIYQRFRHKKVPLNESVFGDYEVTHISYPGTPSSPYGDIVEGVPSASTGGLPVTAIFANKSQGIGFRTIAIIVLSGFVLALVLAGAMFVVRKWNDVGRSSTAVGPALPPSVNKRLGAGSMFSSSARSSGSDSLTSLMATCALSVKTFTLSELEKATDKFSAKRVLGEGGFGRVYQGSMEDGTEIAVKLLTRDNQNRDREFIAEVEMLSRLHHRNLVKLIGICIEGRTRCLVYELVHNGSIESHLHEGTLDWDARLKIALGAARGLAYLHEDSNPRVIHRDFKASNVLLEDDFTPKVSDFGLAREATEGSQHVSTRVMGTFGYVAPEYAMTGHLLVKSDVYSYGVVLLELLTGRKPVDMSQPSGEENLVTWARPLLANREGLEQLVDPTLAGTYDFNDMAKVAAIASMCVHQEVSHRPFMGEVVQALKLIYNDADETCGGDYCSQKESSVPDSADFKGDLAPSDSSWWNLTPRLRYGQGSSFITMDYSSGPLEEMENRPHSASSIPRGGLFQPNRSGPLRPARSRRNFFRLRRSMSEHGGPSSSRHLWSGNGD; from the exons ATGCGGAGCTTTGCGATGATGCTTCTGCTCCTTGTTCATTCTCTCGCCTCCTTTCCCTTATGCTTTG CAGCTAGGCTATTTCCTCCTATGAGCTTGCCATTTACCCGATCAAAATCGCATCAAATTCACTTTTTTCATCCTCATCCTAATCCATCTCTTGCTCCTGCACCTTCGCCAG CTCTTCTCCCTAACCAAAGACACAGGGGTCATCACCATCATCGTCGTTGGCACTTAAGACGCAACGTGACTGCAGTTTCACCTTCCTCACATG ACTGTCAACAGACATGCGTGGAGCCTCTTACTCCAACTCcctttgcctcaccttgtggttGTGTTTTCCCCATGAAAGTTCAGCTTCTGCTAAGTGTCGCGCCTATTTCTATTTTCCCCGTCATCAGCGAGTTAGAAATTGAGGTTGCTGCTGGAACATACTTGGAGCAAAGCCAAGTCAAAATAATGGGTGCAAGCGCCGACACTGAAAACCAAGGCAAAACAGTGGTGGATATTAACCTTGTTCCACTTGGGGACAAATTCGACAATACTACGGCCACCCTTATTTACCAAAGGTTCCGCCACAAGAAAGTGCCTCTAAATGAGTCTGTCTTTGGTGATTATGAGGTGACCCACATAAGTTATCCAG GAACTCCTTCTTCACCATATGGAGACATTGTGGAGGGTGTTCCAAGTGCAAGTACTGGAGGGCTTCCAGTCACTGCAATCTTTGCCAACAAAAGCCAGGGAATAGGTTTTAGAACGATTGCAATCATTGTCTTGTCAGGTTTCGTGCTCGCTCTGGTTTTGGCTGGAGCTATGTTTGTAGTCAGGAAGTGGAATGACGTTGGGAGGTCATCCACTGCTGTTGGCCCTGCATTGCCTCCATCAGTTAACAAAAGGCTTG GGGCTGGATCTATGTTTTCCAGTAGCGCCAGAAGCTCGGGATCAGATTCACTGACGTCGTTGATGGCTACATGTGCTTTGTCCGTCAAGACCTTCACACTTTCCGAGCTCGAGAAGGCAACTGATAAATTCAGTGCCAAGAGGGTTTTGGGCGAGGGAGGATTTGGTCGTGTTTATCAGGGCAGCATGGAAGATGGAACCGAGATTGCAGTTAAACTGCTAACTAGGGACAATCAGAATCGAGACCGTGAATTTATTGCAGAAGTCGAGATGCTAAGCCGTTTGCACCACCGCAATCTTGTGAAACTGATTGGAATATGCATTGAAGGCCGTACACGCTGCTTGGTTTACGAGCTCGTCCACAATGGGAGTATCGAGTCCCACTTGCACG AAGGAACGCTTGACTGGGATGCGCGGTTGAAGATTGCACTCGGAGCAGCAAGAGGACTGGCCTATCTCCATGAAGATTCGAATCCCCGAGTAATCCACCGGGATTTCAAGGCCAGCAATGTTCTCCTAGAAGATGACTTTACCCCAAAGGTATCAGACTTTGGACTGGCAAGAGAAGCTACCGAAGGAAGTCAACATGTTTCCACTCGAGTCATGGGGACCTTTGG GTATGTAGCCCCTGAGTATGCAATGACGGGTCATCTACTTGTGAAAAGCGATGTCTATAGTTACGGCGTGGTTTTACTCGAGCTTCTCACCGGTAGGAAACCGGTTGACATGTCTCAACCTTCGGGAGAAGAAAACCTTGTGACGTGGGCGAGACCTTTACTAGCCAACAGAGAGGGGCTGGAGCAACTGGTTGACCCCACATTGGCTGGGACCTACGACTTTAATGACATGGCTAAAGTGGCTGCGATTGCATCCATGTGCGTCCACCAAGAGGTTTCACACAGACCGTTCATGGGTGAGGTGGTGCAGGCACTGAAACTTATATACAACGATGCAGATGAGACATGTGGTGGGGACTATTGCAGCCAGAAGGAGTCATCAGTGCCGGACTCTGCAGACTTCAAAGGCGATCTGGCTCCCTCGGATAGCAGCTGGTGGAATTTGACACCTCGGTTAAGGTACGGTCAAGGGTCTTCGTTCATAACCATGGATTATAGTTCAGGACCGCTTGAGGAGATGGAGAACCGGCCTCACTCTGCTTCGAGCATTCCAAGAGGAGGTCTGTTTCAACCAAACAGGTCGGGTCCGTTACGGCCAGCTAGAAGTAGAAGAAACTTCTTTAGATTGAGAAGAAGCATGAGCGAACACGGTGGACCATCATCATCTAGACATCTCTGGTCCGGGAATGGCGACTAG
- the LOC106445396 gene encoding uncharacterized protein LOC106445396 translates to MGSENHIVVDVSSDEEMDKDYLNWLNMAKSDSTDEVEVEGSVDSQLNSSTRAALEDEGDEDCVILDCDPDKTGAAVEADDNDDEVLVVGQKGEVACRDFPHPRHSCAKYSFNSTSHESYCDMCHCYVCDIPAPCPYWCAAVSSIDHCHANDKDKTWMNQREYFRTQPAHATVSPAQSIIRLSLNPWPRNKIEIRPCSSSSSRVANLSNVNRGRTRVRQSLSIQKDRSTYIGNLRSRVASSGTRPNAKVSRSTPSVVAPTINPQMYTQQQQQQQRNCQLNVADYCQRSNADLFRLPEWGSQAETVQQQPATNENVLQTKLSEVESWLVDSCNQASLVSPLPEPVAQDNVTFDFETFLND, encoded by the exons ATGGGTTCGGAGAATCATATAGTTGTGGATGTTAGTTCAGACGAGGAGATGGACAAAGACTACTTGAACTggctaaacatggctaaatccgaCAGCACCGATGAAGTCGAGGTGGAAGGCAGCGTTGATTCTCAGCTAAATTCTTCGACTCGAGCAGCTTTGGAGGATGAAGGAGACGAAGATTGTGTGATTTTGGACTGTGATCCCGACAAGACAGGTGCTGCAGTTGAAGCTGATGATAATGATGACGAGGTGCTTGTAGTGGGGCAAAAGGGTGAG GTAGCGTGTAGAGATTTCCCTCACCCCAGACACTCGTGTGCTAAGTACTCCTTCAACTCAACATCACATGAGAGTTACTGCGACATG TGTCACTGTTATGTGTGTGACATCCCTGCTCCTTGTCCATACTGGTGTGCCGCTGTCTCCAGCATAGATCATTGTCATGCTAATGATAAAGACAAGACATGGATGAATCAACGCGAATACTTCAGGACCCAACCGGCCCATGCTACAGTGTCTCCGGCTCAGAGTATCATCCGGTTATCCCTAAACCCTTGGCCAAGGAATAAGATTGAGATCCGGCCTTGCTCATCATCATCCAGCCGTGTTGCTAATCTGTCAAACGTCAACAGAGGCAGGACTAGAGTCAGACAATCATTGAGCATCCAAAAGGATAGAAGTACTTATATAGGTAACTTAAGGTCTCGAGTGGCCTCTTCAGGAACTCGGCCCAATGCTAAAGTTTCACGATCCACTCCTTCCGTAGTGGCTCCAACAATAAACCCACAAATGTAcactcaacaacaacaacaacaacaacgcaATTGTCAGCTCAACGTTGCTGATTATTGTCAGAGGAGCAATGCAGATCTGTTTCGTCTACCTGAGTGGGGTTCACAAGCAGAGAcggttcaacagcaaccggcaACTAACGAAAACGTCTTGCAGACCAAACTGTCGGAAGTTGAGAGCTGGCTCGTGGACAGTTGTAACCAAGCCAGCCTGGTTAGCCCGTTACCTGAACCGGTAGCTCAAGACAATGTGACATTCGATTTCGAAACCTTCCTTAATGATTGA
- the LOC106445395 gene encoding receptor-like serine/threonine-protein kinase ALE2 isoform X2: MRSFAMMLLLLVHSLASFPLCFARLFPPMSLPFTRSKSHQIHFFHPHPNPSLAPAPSPALLPNQRHRGHHHHRRWHLRRNVTAVSPSSHDCQQTCVEPLTPTPFASPCGCVFPMKVQLLLSVAPISIFPVISELEIEVAAGTYLEQSQVKIMGASADTENQGKTVVDINLVPLGDKFDNTTATLIYQRFRHKKVPLNESVFGDYEVTHISYPGTPSSPYGDIVEGVPSASTGGLPVTAIFANKSQGIGFRTIAIIVLSGFVLALVLAGAMFVVRKWNDVGRSSTAVGPALPPSVNKRLGAGSMFSSSARSSGSDSLTSLMATCALSVKTFTLSELEKATDKFSAKRVLGEGGFGRVYQGSMEDGTEIAVKLLTRDNQNRDREFIAEVEMLSRLHHRNLVKLIGICIEGRTRCLVYELVHNGSIESHLHEGTLDWDARLKIALGAARGLAYLHEDSNPRVIHRDFKASNVLLEDDFTPKVSDFGLAREATEGSQHVSTRVMGTFGYVAPEYAMTGHLLVKSDVYSYGVVLLELLTGRKPVDMSQPSGEENLVTWARPLLANREGLEQLVDPTLAGTYDFNDMAKVAAIASMCVHQEVSHRPFMGEVVQALKLIYNDADETCGGDYCSQKESSVPDSADFKGDLAPSDSSWWNLTPRLRYGQGSSFITMDYSSGPLEEMENRPHSASSIPRGGLFQPNRSGPLRPARSRRNFFRLRRSMSEHGGPSSSRHLWSGNGD; encoded by the exons ATGCGGAGCTTTGCGATGATGCTTCTGCTCCTTGTTCATTCTCTCGCCTCCTTTCCCTTATGCTTTG CTAGGCTATTTCCTCCTATGAGCTTGCCATTTACCCGATCAAAATCGCATCAAATTCACTTTTTTCATCCTCATCCTAATCCATCTCTTGCTCCTGCACCTTCGCCAG CTCTTCTCCCTAACCAAAGACACAGGGGTCATCACCATCATCGTCGTTGGCACTTAAGACGCAACGTGACTGCAGTTTCACCTTCCTCACATG ACTGTCAACAGACATGCGTGGAGCCTCTTACTCCAACTCcctttgcctcaccttgtggttGTGTTTTCCCCATGAAAGTTCAGCTTCTGCTAAGTGTCGCGCCTATTTCTATTTTCCCCGTCATCAGCGAGTTAGAAATTGAGGTTGCTGCTGGAACATACTTGGAGCAAAGCCAAGTCAAAATAATGGGTGCAAGCGCCGACACTGAAAACCAAGGCAAAACAGTGGTGGATATTAACCTTGTTCCACTTGGGGACAAATTCGACAATACTACGGCCACCCTTATTTACCAAAGGTTCCGCCACAAGAAAGTGCCTCTAAATGAGTCTGTCTTTGGTGATTATGAGGTGACCCACATAAGTTATCCAG GAACTCCTTCTTCACCATATGGAGACATTGTGGAGGGTGTTCCAAGTGCAAGTACTGGAGGGCTTCCAGTCACTGCAATCTTTGCCAACAAAAGCCAGGGAATAGGTTTTAGAACGATTGCAATCATTGTCTTGTCAGGTTTCGTGCTCGCTCTGGTTTTGGCTGGAGCTATGTTTGTAGTCAGGAAGTGGAATGACGTTGGGAGGTCATCCACTGCTGTTGGCCCTGCATTGCCTCCATCAGTTAACAAAAGGCTTG GGGCTGGATCTATGTTTTCCAGTAGCGCCAGAAGCTCGGGATCAGATTCACTGACGTCGTTGATGGCTACATGTGCTTTGTCCGTCAAGACCTTCACACTTTCCGAGCTCGAGAAGGCAACTGATAAATTCAGTGCCAAGAGGGTTTTGGGCGAGGGAGGATTTGGTCGTGTTTATCAGGGCAGCATGGAAGATGGAACCGAGATTGCAGTTAAACTGCTAACTAGGGACAATCAGAATCGAGACCGTGAATTTATTGCAGAAGTCGAGATGCTAAGCCGTTTGCACCACCGCAATCTTGTGAAACTGATTGGAATATGCATTGAAGGCCGTACACGCTGCTTGGTTTACGAGCTCGTCCACAATGGGAGTATCGAGTCCCACTTGCACG AAGGAACGCTTGACTGGGATGCGCGGTTGAAGATTGCACTCGGAGCAGCAAGAGGACTGGCCTATCTCCATGAAGATTCGAATCCCCGAGTAATCCACCGGGATTTCAAGGCCAGCAATGTTCTCCTAGAAGATGACTTTACCCCAAAGGTATCAGACTTTGGACTGGCAAGAGAAGCTACCGAAGGAAGTCAACATGTTTCCACTCGAGTCATGGGGACCTTTGG GTATGTAGCCCCTGAGTATGCAATGACGGGTCATCTACTTGTGAAAAGCGATGTCTATAGTTACGGCGTGGTTTTACTCGAGCTTCTCACCGGTAGGAAACCGGTTGACATGTCTCAACCTTCGGGAGAAGAAAACCTTGTGACGTGGGCGAGACCTTTACTAGCCAACAGAGAGGGGCTGGAGCAACTGGTTGACCCCACATTGGCTGGGACCTACGACTTTAATGACATGGCTAAAGTGGCTGCGATTGCATCCATGTGCGTCCACCAAGAGGTTTCACACAGACCGTTCATGGGTGAGGTGGTGCAGGCACTGAAACTTATATACAACGATGCAGATGAGACATGTGGTGGGGACTATTGCAGCCAGAAGGAGTCATCAGTGCCGGACTCTGCAGACTTCAAAGGCGATCTGGCTCCCTCGGATAGCAGCTGGTGGAATTTGACACCTCGGTTAAGGTACGGTCAAGGGTCTTCGTTCATAACCATGGATTATAGTTCAGGACCGCTTGAGGAGATGGAGAACCGGCCTCACTCTGCTTCGAGCATTCCAAGAGGAGGTCTGTTTCAACCAAACAGGTCGGGTCCGTTACGGCCAGCTAGAAGTAGAAGAAACTTCTTTAGATTGAGAAGAAGCATGAGCGAACACGGTGGACCATCATCATCTAGACATCTCTGGTCCGGGAATGGCGACTAG